One window of Sphingobacteriales bacterium genomic DNA carries:
- a CDS encoding YqgE/AlgH family protein has product MPDENFKRTVILLCAHNKKEGSFGFVINKEISHKLKDAIPELEALDAKLYYGGPVEPNTLHYVHSYGDLLPNSVKLGEDLYWGGDFDVLYSLINTKQIDSSKIKFFIGYSGWDSGQLEDEMSTNSWIVANCLPEYIFMDQPDTVWRKVLSDMGGEYKVMSNYPENPMLN; this is encoded by the coding sequence ATGCCTGACGAAAATTTTAAACGTACCGTAATACTGTTATGTGCCCATAATAAGAAAGAAGGTTCATTTGGTTTTGTTATCAACAAAGAAATTAGCCACAAGCTTAAAGATGCAATACCGGAACTCGAAGCTTTAGATGCAAAATTGTATTATGGCGGCCCTGTTGAACCTAACACGCTGCATTATGTCCACAGTTATGGGGATTTGCTTCCAAATTCTGTAAAATTGGGAGAAGATTTGTATTGGGGGGGCGATTTTGATGTGCTTTATAGTTTAATCAATACTAAACAAATTGACAGCAGTAAAATAAAATTCTTTATTGGATATTCCGGATGGGATTCAGGGCAGTTAGAAGACGAAATGAGTACAAATTCCTGGATCGTAGCAAATTGTTTACCGGAGTATATTTTTATGGATCAACCGGATACTGTCTGGCGAAAAGTATTGTCAGACATGGGTGGGGAATATAAAGTAATGTCTAATTACCCTGAAAACCCTATGTTGAATTAA
- a CDS encoding tetratricopeptide repeat protein, whose translation MKAFDFREEVLDLSYKIPVVVDFWAPWCGPCKFIGPILEDLAKQAEGVWNLVKINTDEFPEIADQYDVRGIPAIKMIFKGLVKSEFVGALPKNQIEKWLTTNLPDKRQESLEEILKMFDNPQNENLAIEALETFSAEHPAFIPAQLVLAEKIVWKNPVRALELVKNIGEFDKWNEKAEDIRSFAALAQFTAISSPPSKVEEHLSAAKQAVLANDTEKAITELIEAVSIDKNYMQGLNRKITIAFFRNLGIEHPLSVKYRHKFDRVLY comes from the coding sequence ATGAAAGCATTTGATTTTAGAGAAGAAGTGCTGGATTTGAGTTATAAAATTCCTGTCGTTGTAGATTTTTGGGCACCTTGGTGCGGGCCATGCAAATTTATAGGTCCCATATTAGAAGATTTGGCAAAACAAGCTGAAGGTGTCTGGAATTTAGTTAAAATCAATACGGATGAATTTCCCGAAATCGCTGATCAGTATGATGTTCGCGGTATTCCGGCAATAAAAATGATTTTTAAAGGATTGGTGAAATCAGAATTTGTCGGTGCTTTACCCAAAAATCAGATCGAAAAATGGTTGACCACTAATTTGCCGGACAAAAGACAAGAATCGTTAGAGGAAATTCTCAAAATGTTTGACAACCCTCAAAATGAAAATCTTGCAATAGAAGCATTGGAAACCTTTTCTGCTGAACATCCGGCTTTTATTCCTGCTCAACTTGTATTGGCAGAAAAGATAGTTTGGAAAAATCCTGTGCGTGCTCTTGAATTAGTAAAAAATATAGGCGAGTTTGATAAATGGAACGAAAAAGCAGAAGATATCCGAAGTTTTGCTGCTTTAGCTCAATTTACCGCCATCTCATCTCCACCTTCCAAAGTTGAAGAGCATTTATCCGCGGCCAAACAAGCAGTTTTAGCAAATGATACAGAAAAAGCAATCACCGAATTGATAGAAGCGGTGTCCATTGATAAAAATTATATGCAAGGATTAAACCGAAAAATTACCATTGCTTTTTTTCGAAATCTTGGCATTGAGCATCCTTTATCTGTGAAGTATAGACATAAATTTGACCGGGTTTTATATTAA
- a CDS encoding ABC transporter permease subunit: MFKYILKRLLLMFPTFFGATFLVFAILNLVPGGPLERAIMQMEARASEGGGGGQIVQKNKLTPEVIEQLRRQYGLDKPFLMRYFLWLGFYPRETKSEIKADGDCFREDIRYVKKDGKTYAIQRWIKIEKQGENLVMFKSGVGSDFKFSDEYAELPNCSAITSWMPATEWKIKETKENGSVRIVQTAFSGIFTGDFGRSYIFNRPVLELISERLYISAYFGIIGFLLAYLVCIPLGILKAVRHNTPFDFGTSALIFAGYATPGYALGVLLLSFFASGRYFSWFPLGGFRSPDWDQLSTFGKILDQLHHTALPVICYMIGAFATLTLLMKNSLLENLSQDYVRTAFAKGLDEKKVIFKHAVRNSLIPIATGLGHVIGIFLAGSYLIELVFNIDGIGLLSFKSVVNVDYPVFLGFLVISIVILLVGNLLSDLLYVLIDPRIKFD; the protein is encoded by the coding sequence ATGTTCAAATACATACTAAAGCGTTTGCTGCTAATGTTTCCCACTTTTTTCGGGGCAACGTTTTTGGTTTTTGCAATTTTGAATTTAGTACCGGGAGGTCCTTTGGAAAGGGCAATTATGCAAATGGAAGCTCGAGCATCAGAAGGTGGCGGAGGTGGTCAGATAGTTCAAAAAAACAAACTTACCCCTGAAGTCATCGAGCAACTTCGCAGACAATATGGGTTAGATAAACCTTTTTTGATGAGGTATTTTTTGTGGCTTGGTTTTTATCCGCGCGAAACGAAAAGTGAAATCAAAGCAGACGGTGATTGTTTCCGGGAAGATATTCGCTATGTTAAAAAAGACGGAAAAACTTATGCGATTCAAAGATGGATAAAAATTGAAAAACAGGGTGAAAACCTGGTCATGTTTAAAAGTGGGGTGGGTTCTGATTTTAAATTTTCTGATGAGTATGCTGAATTACCCAACTGCAGCGCTATTACTTCCTGGATGCCTGCAACCGAATGGAAGATAAAAGAAACCAAAGAAAATGGATCCGTAAGGATAGTTCAAACCGCTTTCAGCGGCATTTTTACCGGAGATTTCGGACGTTCTTATATTTTTAACCGCCCTGTACTGGAACTAATCAGCGAACGACTTTACATTTCCGCTTATTTTGGAATTATCGGTTTTTTACTGGCCTATTTAGTTTGTATTCCTTTGGGAATTTTAAAAGCTGTAAGACATAATACCCCTTTTGATTTTGGAACCAGCGCTTTGATTTTTGCGGGTTATGCAACACCGGGATATGCCTTGGGGGTTTTATTGCTTTCATTTTTTGCAAGCGGGAGATATTTTAGCTGGTTCCCATTAGGAGGATTCAGATCTCCTGACTGGGATCAACTCAGTACCTTCGGCAAAATACTGGATCAACTTCATCATACCGCTTTGCCTGTTATTTGTTACATGATTGGGGCTTTTGCTACATTGACCCTTTTAATGAAAAATTCTTTGCTGGAAAACCTAAGCCAGGATTATGTCCGAACGGCTTTTGCAAAAGGATTAGATGAAAAAAAGGTGATTTTTAAACATGCCGTAAGGAATTCGCTTATTCCGATTGCTACCGGGCTGGGACATGTTATAGGAATTTTTCTTGCCGGTTCTTACCTGATTGAATTGGTATTTAATATTGATGGCATTGGCCTTCTTTCCTTTAAATCCGTAGTCAACGTGGATTATCCTGTTTTTCTTGGATTTTTAGTAATCAGCATTGTCATCCTGTTGGTTGGAAATTTATTATCCGATTTGCTTTATGTGCTCATTGACCCTCGAATTAAATTCGATTAG
- the kdsB gene encoding 3-deoxy-manno-octulosonate cytidylyltransferase — translation MQIVGIIPARYASTRFEGKPLCLINGKTMIQRVYENSKKSVQLSSVWVATDDLRIYNQVLQFGGQVVMTSYLHQSGTDRCAEAFNLLKLQADVVINIQGDEPFIHPNQIDELALLFSNPQIQIGTLVKIITDNSDLLNPNLPKVILDKHKKALYFSRQMIPYVRDIANSINLPRVHTFYSHVGMYGFRSSILNELVQLPTSSLENAEKLEQLRWLENGYSIHTQVTDYDNIAIDTPEDLEKALRYLKD, via the coding sequence ATGCAAATTGTAGGAATTATACCTGCCCGATATGCCTCTACCCGTTTTGAAGGGAAACCACTTTGTTTAATAAACGGTAAAACAATGATACAAAGGGTTTATGAAAATTCCAAAAAATCTGTTCAACTTTCGTCAGTTTGGGTAGCTACCGATGACTTGCGAATTTACAATCAAGTCCTTCAATTCGGAGGCCAAGTGGTAATGACTTCCTATCTTCACCAAAGTGGAACTGATAGATGTGCTGAAGCTTTTAATCTTTTAAAATTGCAGGCTGATGTTGTCATCAATATTCAGGGAGATGAACCTTTTATTCATCCCAATCAAATTGATGAACTTGCTTTGTTATTTTCGAATCCTCAAATTCAAATAGGCACTTTAGTAAAAATAATCACAGATAATTCAGACTTATTGAATCCTAATTTACCCAAGGTTATACTTGACAAACATAAAAAAGCCCTTTATTTTAGCCGGCAAATGATTCCTTATGTTCGAGATATCGCCAATTCAATAAATCTTCCTCGTGTACATACTTTTTACAGTCATGTTGGAATGTATGGATTCAGAAGTTCCATTTTGAATGAATTGGTTCAACTTCCAACTTCTTCATTAGAAAATGCTGAGAAATTAGAACAGTTGCGATGGTTAGAAAACGGATATTCCATTCACACACAGGTAACTGACTATGATAATATAGCGATAGATACGCCGGAAGATTTGGAAAAAGCGTTGAGGTATCTGAAAGATTAA
- a CDS encoding murein L,D-transpeptidase catalytic domain family protein: protein MEYLLRKLLFTVILFFSATTLILLTPTNANLTNRFANGSPSASETAYNIYDNYIKNLYHECALASKGLSYNTFKLAVTGYYNLKKEERLPAGKSHLAIVDFTKPSNEKRLFILDIAARKLAYYTYVAHGKNSGLVYAERFSNNHESLQSSLGFYTTDETYIGQHGYSLRLDGMDKGFNENARSRAIVMHGASYVGEDFVKRHGRTGLSWGCPAVSEAESKEIIDYLKSGNCIFIYGNNIDYLNSSKYLNFGSAVDFFAKNNL, encoded by the coding sequence ATGGAGTATTTACTTCGAAAACTATTATTCACCGTAATTCTCTTCTTCTCTGCAACAACACTCATCCTTCTTACCCCTACCAATGCTAATCTTACCAACCGTTTTGCGAACGGAAGTCCTTCTGCAAGCGAAACGGCGTATAACATTTATGATAACTACATAAAAAACCTTTATCATGAATGTGCTCTTGCCTCCAAGGGGTTGAGTTACAATACTTTCAAACTTGCTGTTACCGGCTACTACAATCTGAAAAAAGAAGAACGGCTTCCTGCTGGAAAATCTCATTTAGCCATCGTAGATTTTACAAAGCCCTCCAATGAGAAACGATTATTTATTTTAGATATAGCTGCCCGAAAATTAGCTTACTATACTTACGTGGCACATGGTAAAAACAGTGGTCTTGTTTATGCCGAACGATTTTCCAATAATCATGAGTCGCTGCAAAGCAGCCTTGGATTTTACACAACAGACGAAACTTATATAGGTCAGCATGGCTATTCTCTCCGCTTGGATGGAATGGATAAAGGATTCAATGAAAACGCCCGTTCAAGAGCTATTGTCATGCACGGAGCATCTTATGTTGGAGAAGATTTTGTTAAAAGGCATGGCAGAACCGGATTGAGTTGGGGATGTCCTGCCGTGTCTGAGGCTGAGAGCAAAGAGATCATTGACTACCTAAAATCGGGTAATTGTATCTTTATCTATGGCAACAATATTGATTATCTAAACAGCTCAAAATATTTAAACTTCGGTTCTGCGGTTGATTTTTTTGCCAAAAACAACCTCTGA
- a CDS encoding ABC transporter substrate-binding protein: MKKHMPVLATLFLSFLFFVVSCKSDGSGEQKLTVTDEAKVQDGEGADPNVPAEQGGKGFSEIADSLGFVTNKEYKSPGSPNAKKGGTFSMSTQEYPATFCDVGENANFQIVSFINGLIFEPLLGFDPETLDYSPGLATHWNISEDKTTYRFRIDPNARWSDGTPVTSADVIATYKLLVDEGLKDPFTNNLYKDTYEEPVAESKYIVSVKCKKENWRSFLYFAVSTKIYPASHLSKTNGAGYLTKYQYDFMPGTGPYELDKTATRQGERLTLKRRNNYWAENYETAKGLYNFDAITFVVVRTDELMKDKLLAGEVDWYIVPRAQWWAEELTEAKQPDIARGVIARQKIYNHNPKGTSGFALNTARPPFDDIKVREAMSLLFNFDELNDKLFFGEYVRINSYYYGTPYSNPNNPMPEYNVNKAMDLLKQAGYTKKPGEKWLTKNGKPFTLELMSDKSTERIFVPYQQSLMNAGIDLKFNNVDPNERFKKVQGKDYTIAFQNYTGLFFPNPESSMHSRYAKIPDNTNITGISDPRIDELCVMYDKSYDTKERIKFVQEIDGIAVAKKHWVWGWTSPATLRILYWNKFGMPESGLTYANDFSDVFALWWEEPELAKQIEQAKKDKKITMKKAPAEIDFWKTKQQ, translated from the coding sequence ATGAAAAAGCACATGCCAGTATTGGCGACCCTGTTTTTATCTTTTCTTTTTTTTGTAGTTAGCTGCAAATCTGACGGAAGTGGGGAGCAAAAGCTTACCGTTACAGATGAAGCTAAAGTTCAGGACGGTGAAGGTGCGGATCCAAATGTTCCTGCTGAACAAGGAGGAAAAGGATTTTCTGAAATTGCCGATTCTTTAGGGTTTGTTACCAATAAAGAATACAAATCTCCCGGAAGTCCTAACGCCAAAAAAGGGGGGACATTTTCAATGTCCACACAAGAATATCCGGCAACCTTCTGTGATGTCGGTGAAAATGCCAATTTTCAGATTGTCTCTTTTATTAACGGTCTGATTTTTGAACCCTTGTTAGGTTTTGACCCCGAAACTTTAGATTATTCTCCGGGTTTGGCAACTCACTGGAACATATCTGAAGACAAAACCACCTATCGTTTCAGAATAGACCCCAATGCAAGATGGAGTGACGGCACACCGGTTACTTCAGCAGACGTTATTGCTACTTATAAACTTCTGGTTGATGAGGGTTTAAAAGACCCGTTTACCAATAATTTGTACAAGGACACTTATGAAGAACCTGTTGCAGAAAGCAAATATATTGTCAGTGTAAAATGCAAAAAAGAAAACTGGCGAAGTTTCTTATATTTCGCAGTTTCAACTAAAATCTATCCCGCATCACATCTTTCAAAAACAAATGGAGCGGGCTATCTTACCAAATACCAATATGATTTCATGCCGGGCACAGGCCCTTATGAGTTAGATAAAACTGCTACCCGCCAAGGCGAGCGTTTAACCTTAAAACGCAGAAACAACTATTGGGCAGAAAATTATGAAACCGCCAAAGGTCTTTACAATTTTGATGCCATCACTTTTGTAGTTGTAAGAACAGACGAATTAATGAAAGACAAACTTTTAGCCGGTGAGGTAGATTGGTATATAGTTCCTCGTGCTCAATGGTGGGCCGAAGAACTGACCGAAGCCAAACAACCCGACATTGCCAGAGGCGTAATTGCCCGTCAAAAAATTTACAATCATAATCCAAAAGGCACTTCCGGCTTTGCCCTTAACACGGCAAGACCTCCTTTTGATGATATCAAAGTAAGGGAAGCTATGAGTTTGTTATTTAATTTTGATGAACTCAATGATAAATTATTCTTTGGGGAATACGTGCGAATTAATTCCTATTATTACGGAACTCCTTATTCAAATCCGAATAATCCAATGCCGGAGTATAATGTGAATAAAGCCATGGATTTGCTGAAACAGGCAGGCTATACTAAAAAACCCGGTGAAAAATGGCTTACCAAAAACGGAAAACCATTTACTTTGGAATTGATGTCAGATAAATCAACTGAGCGAATTTTTGTGCCATATCAGCAATCTTTGATGAACGCAGGAATTGACTTAAAATTTAATAATGTTGACCCCAACGAACGATTTAAAAAAGTACAGGGTAAAGACTATACCATAGCCTTTCAAAATTATACCGGATTGTTTTTCCCAAATCCTGAAAGCAGTATGCACTCACGATATGCCAAAATTCCGGATAATACCAATATTACAGGAATTTCAGACCCACGTATAGATGAGCTTTGTGTGATGTATGATAAAAGTTATGACACAAAAGAGCGCATCAAATTTGTTCAGGAAATTGATGGTATTGCCGTCGCTAAAAAACATTGGGTGTGGGGTTGGACTTCACCTGCAACATTACGCATACTTTACTGGAACAAATTCGGGATGCCTGAAAGTGGTTTGACCTATGCAAACGATTTCAGCGATGTTTTCGCACTATGGTGGGAAGAACCCGAATTGGCCAAACAGATAGAACAGGCTAAAAAAGACAAGAAAATAACCATGAAAAAAGCACCGGCTGAAATAGATTTCTGGAAAACAAAACAACAGTAA
- a CDS encoding ABC transporter permease subunit, producing MWWRKKTDKASGSESVMQKRVRNFKKIKRAYYSLMALGVLYVISFFNPLLINNQALVVKYNGSYYFPAFSNWIEPISPKPRYYSGTEFGEETNSPPSFRKLKEKFKTEAKGNWVMMPLYPFGPLETPLDELTTNPPTAPDNIHYLGTDSQGRDILARVAYGFQISISFALMVTFLSYILGVLIGGTLGFYGGSIDIFGLRLIEIFSLIPFLFMMIILVKFLEPSFMLLVVMLVIFGGWIGITYYVRGEFLREKNRDYVSAATAMGQSDFKIMFKHILPNAFTAVITFAPFSIIGNISALVSLDFLGFGLPVPTPSWGELIQQGSQNIEKPWLIVTPLVIIFLTLTTVTFIGEGVRQAFDPREYQRLR from the coding sequence ATGTGGTGGAGAAAAAAGACAGACAAAGCATCCGGTTCTGAATCGGTCATGCAAAAAAGGGTTCGAAATTTTAAAAAAATCAAGCGCGCCTATTATTCATTGATGGCTTTGGGAGTGCTTTATGTAATTTCCTTTTTCAATCCTTTGTTAATCAACAATCAGGCTTTAGTGGTCAAATATAATGGTTCCTACTATTTCCCTGCTTTCAGCAACTGGATTGAACCGATCAGCCCTAAACCCCGATATTATTCGGGCACTGAATTTGGTGAAGAAACCAATAGTCCGCCTTCATTTAGAAAATTAAAAGAAAAATTTAAAACCGAAGCCAAAGGCAATTGGGTGATGATGCCGCTTTATCCTTTTGGTCCGTTAGAAACTCCATTAGACGAATTGACTACGAATCCGCCAACTGCACCTGATAACATTCATTATTTGGGAACAGATTCTCAAGGCAGAGATATTTTAGCCCGTGTGGCTTATGGATTTCAAATTTCAATTTCATTTGCCTTAATGGTTACTTTTCTTTCTTATATACTTGGCGTACTGATAGGTGGAACTTTAGGTTTTTATGGTGGAAGTATAGACATTTTCGGACTTAGGCTGATTGAGATATTCAGTTTGATTCCTTTTTTGTTTATGATGATTATTCTTGTAAAATTTCTTGAGCCTTCCTTTATGCTTTTAGTAGTGATGTTGGTCATCTTTGGAGGGTGGATTGGGATTACCTATTATGTAAGGGGAGAGTTTTTGCGTGAAAAAAACAGGGACTATGTATCTGCCGCTACTGCGATGGGACAAAGTGATTTTAAAATTATGTTCAAGCATATTTTACCAAATGCCTTTACTGCAGTAATTACATTTGCTCCTTTTTCTATCATTGGCAATATTTCTGCCCTCGTTTCTCTCGATTTTCTTGGGTTTGGGCTTCCTGTTCCTACTCCAAGTTGGGGAGAATTAATTCAACAAGGCTCTCAAAATATAGAAAAACCCTGGTTGATAGTAACTCCTTTGGTAATCATTTTCTTAACCCTGACTACCGTTACCTTTATCGGAGAAGGAGTTCGACAAGCTTTTGACCCAAGAGAGTATCAACGGTTGCGGTAA